ttccgaaataCCCTCGAGCCAATACAACAGAATCACAGCAGTTACGACAGAGAACTACGGCAAACGAAATAGTAACAACAACTAGAAAAATAAAACGAAAATATGTTTGTTTACCTTCCACCATAGCCTCTTTCCATGACAATCATGCCCCCATTACTCATATTATGAAGTCCTTCAAATTGCTCAACTGTCCATTTATACCATCTCATCAAGAAAACTCTTAGAGTAAGTCCATGAGAAACTATAACCAAGTTCATATTTGAACTCTGCTGACCAGGTGGTTGAAATCTTCCTATGTCAATATCACTTCTAAGAGTTTCTCTGAACCCTGCAGCTCCCTTTTTCAAACAATTTCATCACAAAACAAAATGCTCAAAAAACTCAATGAATCTTGAAAAAACAGACTTACCTGTGATTCTGTCATACACATCTGCTGCTGATTCCCCATTAGGAAACCTATAAAAGAAACGACCATAACGAGCTCGCACAGCTTTCTCTATCTTCATTTGTTCTTTGTCCTGGAAATTTCCTAGATAAACACAGTTCATAAGATGCTACTCTACCTCCGATCCAAAATAAGTGTCATTTTAGCCGAACCAATTTAGTCATGAGAGTCGCTTTAGGACGCTAACAACgcgaattaattattattattttctcaaatCTATCCTTGCTGCAATAGATGATCTAAAAATCTGAGGAAAGATAACAAGTAATTTGAGGAGATATAAAGGGTTATTCATTCAAATAATCTTTTACTCCTATAATTAATGCTAGTAAATTTATTTTGTATGCGCGCCGAAACACAAGTGACACTTATTTTGGACTAAAGGGAGTAAATACATACTAGGAAAACCAAGTAGCGTTAAGAAAACAACCCTAAAAGCTAGTTCATGATCATATAAAAAGACAATAACGCATTCCCTCAACTAATCCATCGAACACTTCAGGATGGACATATGGAGCGTGAACAACGTGACATGAGAGTTCCAACATTGTATAAACCAAGAAATGGAGAACCTAGAAATTTAACTTTACGCCTAATTCGACCCTGAAAGTTAGGTCATGAGTTGCAGATTACCTAACAAACAATAGTACGTAATTCCATTTCCTAGACCAATATGGAACATTTAGCAAGTAAAACTTAGTCAAAAGAATTTATAGACAAAACTTGTTCATACCAAAGTCTTGCTCTCTTAGCCGAGGCTCTTCTCTAACACCAGCAATTCTTGAACGTTCAAATGACTTAGCCAAATTACGCAAAGTTTCGATACCTCTTTTATAAGGTGACACATAGAAATAAACCTTCCAATCATCTCCACCATCTTTCTCAATCATTTCCCTCATTTTTCTTCCACATTCCTCTGCTTCTTCTACTCCTTTTTCTGTCAATCCAACGTTAGGATCAGCTACTCTTGTATACACACTTTCATCTACATTTCCTTCACTTTGTCCATGTCGTACAAGAATAATTCTTTTTGGCCTAGGTGGTTTTACAATGCCTGGATATGATAATACTAGGTTCTTTTCTGGGAAACTGCTAACCCAACCATTTAGTTCTGTAGATTTATGTTGCACTCCAGAATATTCATCATTGCAACATCGTATTGTACTAGAATTTGGGTGAAGTTTTTGATGATTTACTCCAAAAGAAGTTGGATAAATCTTGGAGAAAAGGTTACTCATTTAGATAAAATGATCTTTACCACATAAACATGGTATGTTCCTAGAACTTTTGGGTACGTAGTGCTATCtaagatttttctcaaaaatattccTGCTAATTTTGATGCAAATGTGGCTACATAGTGTAATGAAGAGAGGTGagagtttagagtgatttgtttTTCATTGTTTGTGCTACGAAAATAAGAAGAGCCAATAATTTTTGCCTTATCTAGCATGATGCAAGTGTCTGCACCAAGATGGACAATTGTGCGGTGGAGGATGGACTTGAGACATTGACGAGGCCTTAGAAATATATGTTAGTACTAGTAAAAGGTTTttgggtattatcacttttaatcCGTGTCAAAAACTATTTATATTCGGTAGCCaaaaaagtaaataaaatttatataagttttatatataacatacataatgtatatatatatatatatataaatatatatttttcggtTATTATTTTAATAGCGGCTATACAGTGTGATTTTCCCAAATTTTTTGGCATGTAATACAATGTCACATAAGCTTAGTTGTTGATTAGAGGACAGACCAGCTGTCCACTTTTTCGTGTTCTTtgtgatcttttttttttttcgtttgtAAATGGTAGTGTCAAGTAAGTATGCACGCACctcaattaattgtgaaaatagcACGGACTAATCAATTTTTGGAcgggtaattgaaaaatagccagcgtttacaaagtcattgaaaaatagctactattttgctgtaacacggaaagttccagcataatatgctggagattggtgcacctgtgtatgaacttacaatatattatgctggaactccaacacacagaaaattccagcataatatattggagattggagcacctgtgtatgaacttccagcatattatgctggaccagtatattatattgaaagtccagtatattatgctagaaatccagtatattatagtggaactctagtatattatgttggaagtctaatatattatgctggaaatccagtatattatactggaagtctaatatattatactggaactccactatattatgcttgaatatttttcggattttgaacagtgtattcgttcagatttatctttacataaaatggctaaatttcgattacttttgaaactgtggttatttttcaattaccacttgcaaatctgattattttttaatttcacctCAATTAATTTGGTAGATACCGCAGTACTATTTTTCATCAATAAAAATATAGGATAACTCTTTTCAATAACGCTTATAATATTGATCTGAATAATGATATTACTTACACTTACAACCGTCATTCTCCGTGAAATGCGCAAGTAGAGTGGGATTAGTAGGCCTTTGGACACAAAAAATACAAGTTTTGAAAAAAAGTAGTATCTTGAGTTaggttaaaatataatatttgaaatttgaaattatgtttggatatgcatttcacttgaaaacATATTGCATTTTTGTGAGTAGGGAAAAAAGTTTTTCTGAAAGTTTTGAATTTTggtttttgaaaaactcattttcaaaAAATCTCCAAAAACTAACAAAACTTCACGGACAAacactttttttttaaataaaaaaagaaaaagatatttatgAACAAACAGATCCTTAGAGTTGTAGCTACTACTTGCACCTTGTATTAAACTCATTACTTTCTGCTCGAAATAAGTATATGGGATTATACTCATTTTTAACTCGACACTAGATGGACAGTTCTTATTGGGTAATTTGCAAGAATGGCCTTGGAAGAGGATGATTTTAATTTTTTGACCGTGCTTGTCACATGGGcaaaacttcaagtttaacaaGTGTTGCCCCTTGTTTGCCCCTTCGTTTAGATCTGATTATAAATTATGTTTCAAGAAAGATCCGGTATAATTTTATACGGATATCGCTAGGAGATAGAGTCAAAATTGAAGTAAGTCCCTATGCTTCAACCAAAGTGCATATAATTTATCGACTCTACAATAAAAATTTGAAGAATTAGTTTTCAACTTCACCGTTCCTTTCGTCGGAATACAATTCGAGATTAAACAGTTcaagaaacttattttcttctaaGAAATAAATTTAGAATTAAGGAAAGGAATGAGAAATATGAAATAAGAGCTTATGTTTGTAAAATTTGTGAAAATGTCGACTAATCTATTGGAGGGGATGaattatagtaaattgctccaaCACGAGGCTTCCCACGAGAAACACTTTTGACTTTTAGCCTTAAAGGTGTGTCCATggatataaaaaattaaaatcatcCATTTCCAAGGTCATTGGATGTAAGTTTTGATAAAATTCTTATCAGTATGAGCTTCACATAGTCGAGAAAAAtgtggggagggggggaggggtcaAGAAATAGCTAGATTTATAActtgtaattgaaaaatagccacagtttcaaaagtaatcgaaatttatctattttattcaTGTACAGATAAAATCTGAACCAAAACACCCTTAAAAATTCGGAAAAATTCcggcataatatgctggagttcgaattttttatatatgagattccaacataatgtgctggaattttataatgtgctggagttccaatataatatgctagaagtttttacgcaggagctccataatccagcatgttatgctggaactttccgtgtgatggagttccaacataatatgatgTAAGTTTATTCGCAAGAGCTCCTTaatctagcatattatgctggaacttttcgtttTGTGGCAAAACAGTGACTATTTTTAATGACTTtacaaacgctgactattttttaattagcAGTACAAAAATTggttagcccgtgctatttttacgaaAAACAACTATCATGGACAGGATTTAATCGGGTGGGCTTTTGATAGCCCAGAAAGCTTTGCTCACCTTCAATGAGATAGTGTATTGGACTTGCTTACAGAAACATTATTCTAATGGGCTTATCTTATCTGCTATCGGCTCTACAGATCCTAGCCCAATTTGGTAAACTGACAAACTTTTATTGATATTTAAATCATAGAAATGACACGAGGTAGCCATTCTAAAGGGCTATTATTTAGAAATTAGATAGTGAGTCCTGAATTTcattttttagttcattttttCGGGACAAAAATATCTTGAATTATCCTAAAGTTAAGAttttcaggacaaaataagtactgactaatctctaaatagcataACTGAGAATGACTATCTGTGCACTTGACCCTATTTAATCTCATATAACATAAAGATATTTTTGACActttttccccatatttgttttttCCTTCGTGAAAGGGTTGCGTAATTCGGGTGCTAAGGAATAATATGATATGGAAGTAAATCATTAATTCGCCTTTTTCCAAAGAACAATTACTTGATAGTTGAtaatcttgatttttttttattttaaaaaaatgatttttttcttctttatttggaGGAAAATTCTAGGTTGTGTTGTTGAAAGTGATTACTTTAAGACACATTCAGACAAAATATGATGACATTTATGCATGGATAGTTTTATTGGTAAAAGTACCAATCATTGGATGACAGACATTGAAATCTCCCAATTAATCTTAATTATTGAGGGAATAATAATATATAGTATAATAAGTTGACTTGGAGTCAATCGACAAGTGCCCTGGTTTGCTTCAATGCCCTTTAACATTAAAAAGAATGTGTCCCTCTATTTTATTATACTGTTTATTCTGTCCCTTCTTCCTCATATAATGATTGCAATGTATGGCTGCCCCTTCATttgttggtatttttcttgtACAAATTCTACTACTTTTTATATATGACATAAGTATTTCAACATCAAGTATAATCTTATATTCATGAACTATTACCTTAGAGCCAATTTATAAACACATACACTGTTTTCCAAATTTTCGTGAATGGGGAAGAGAAGTAGTTAGCCAAGAACCGAAGTTTTGAACTATTACTTTATAAAATATTTAGTTTCATtagattaaaaagagaaaagGGCATGCCGGTGCACGAAGTATTCCGCATTCACGCAAGGGTGGAGAAATGATCGCACCATAAGGAGTGTGATGTAAGCAGCCTACCCCGATACGAAAATCAGTGACTGATTTCACTGCTCGAACCCTTGACTTATATGTCagacggagacaactttaccgttgctccgaGGCTCCTAAATCTTCAGTCGCATTAGATGTTACTGTTTGCTATAAATTTTatgcagaaaaataaaactgcagttacaaacaactataaagaaaaaagGATTTAATTGATAAACATTGCTggttacaactctgtttatcccttgattcttccCTCCAATTTGTTATCCGTAATTCGGGGGCCTTAGCGGCgtatttctcgaacgtaggatGGTATGCATCTCCTTGATAtatttgatgatcaagaagcatatgacaacactccatttggatcttgaatgttgctagaaCTTTGAGCAAGACATATTTGGCATGTCTTTGATCTCTAATGAATATTCCATAAATTTTTATGGAATTTCGAGATCGTATATGTAATCTCTTTGTGCACTATGGGATTGgtgagatcatctttgaatgatatatgtagccttatttataggtatgaattagggtttgggtggagtagccaccaagtaaccctaatggactcctaatatttcaagagtcgtcttgaatttaggatttatcttGATTTGTTAAAATTTCAGTGTCTACAGTTATATCAAAtcgaataatttaaatgcaagaatcAGAAACCAATGTAATTATATGTATAACTTATCGATAATTAAATAATACAAATTTATCTACACAACACATATCTTGCATCAAGTTcttttcttaaaaaaaaatacaGAGGAAGAAGTGTGGCTTGCTTGATGTGGAGTAGTAGAGAAAAGAGACTGTTCTTGAACTACTTGAAAACCATACTCCTAGAATGTAATTTTTCCTTATATAAAAATGGTTATTTGTTTTATATTAACCCCACATGAAGAGGGCCACGTATTTGAAAATTGAAGATAATGTCTAATAAAACAAAATGGTCGAATCAGACTAAAATTGGCAGTACTTGAAAAAATTTCAAAGAAACTTCTTGTGATTGTCTACGGGAAAATTAGTAGTAATTTTTTATGAGGATTCGTGCAAGTTTAAACAACTTCTTTAGAAAAGAATTTTAAATTTTGCTTTTATATTAAATAGTTTATGATTTTGTATTTGTTATTTGCATTGACCTTAGTCCTGTCGGAgacttctttctttcttgttaAGAAAGTAATAGtttcgaaatatatatatattatcatgcATTAATCTACCAATTAAATTTGGATCCTCTGATCCAATAAAATAATGCTATGTATATAAATTTATCTCTTGTATTTGTTTTCTATAAGCATTATAAATTAATGAGTAATTAGACCATTAATGTGCGAATTGAATGTCGTATAGCATTTGAAGTTGCAAACAGGGGCGGCTCAGGCGCACGTGGGGCCTAAGGCGAAAGTTTAATATGGGGCCTAAGCATTTATAGGAATGTTatagtatatatttttatttaaaatttattcttCTAGAATCTAGCTATTGGTGCCAAGATGGTTTTGAATAACCGGAtgcatatttatatatttttttaaaaataaacaatatgtacagagtaaaattaataaaataataaataacaaatGAAAATAACACTAGAGAAAGTTAGAATGATATTACCCAATGACTGACTGATTCAAGAGGTTTGAAGACTTTGATTCCAAAATATCTAGTTGGCTTGTTGGAGTTTTGGAGAAAGAAAAAAATCTAATTGAAATAACTAAGAAGATGAGCATGAATAAAGAGGAATGAAGAAGATATGTCTTCTGGAATATGAAGAATGAAATGAAATTGAAACGTTGGATTGGGATTACTTGGGGAAGAAGAGTAAAAAGTAGATTTGTCAAATCAAATTAAAGTGACAactatttttctactattttaagctttactttattaatatatataaaatattttctttctttttatataaAAAGTATAAAGGtactatatatatttttttttttttttaaaaagaaaaacctataaacctataaaatatatattattccTAAAAAATGGAGCCCCCAAAATTGGGGCCTAACGCAATTGCCATTATTTTCTAGAAAAAGGATAAGAAAACTTGACTTACATAACTCCACCAACCCCATTTTCCCTTTGCCCTTTCTGCTTTAGGAATTTTTGTCAACGTTTCACATGATTAGATATtttcatttttatggtatttggACTTTGAGAGCAAGGTGATAACAATATCAGCAAGTACCCTGGCGTAGTTATTAGCCAAAGAGAAAAGTAAATTCAATATTTTATGGTAAGTAaaaattaaaatcaaaattttctGTAGTTTTTAATAAGTGTAATTACCATTTTAACAGGTTATCTAATTATGTGAGTATATTTTATATCTGTCATTATATAAAACCTAAAATCTTATTTGATTAATGATGTCACGACTTGCGGCACGCACTACGTGCAAAAACTTACTGCgacattttaaaattttaaatgcaCCTAAAAATAGCATTGACATGTATGTATTTATGTTCATCTAATTGAAGATACTTACTTAGTTAATGAAAATGTGACCACAGAATGGCTTTCACAAAAAAGAGCCCCACATAAGAGGTTTTCACACGCAAAAAGGTGTGTGGAAATTCTTAATTGTGAACTAGACTTAACTGTATTGAAAGTGAATTTGATTCGGTATCGGTTTTGTACAGTGCATTTCAGAaataagagttatgccgatcgaaTGGCCCGTGATGTGGTTTTCATAGTGGGTGAGAAGGTGTTTAACCCATAAAAGGGGTGTGATAAAGTTCGGGAaggagggcaagttgagccctcgctatattccttttgagatccttgataGAGTTgatgaggtggcctacagacttgcattatCGCCCAGCTTATGGGGAAGTTCACCCGGCGTtacatgtttccatgctccggaagtattatggtgatgcgtcatatgtattagatttcaggTCAGTGCAATCGAACAAAGATTTGACCTATGTTAAGGCGGACTATATTGGACAAGCAGGtccagaagttgaggtcaaataaCATTGCGtcggtgaaggttcaatggagaggtcaatcagTCAAGGAGGCGATTTGGGAGATCGAGCACGATATGCCGAGCGTTACTCTCATCTTGTTAACACTTCagatatgtctctatactcgttcgaggacgaacatgtTTAAGATTGAGAGAATGTAACGATGTCATCGGCACGCACTACATGCAAAACCTTACTGCGACATGTTCAAACAAAAAAAATTCAACGCACCTAAAACTTGCATTGACATGTATGTGGTTATGTTCATCTAATTGAAGATGCTTACTTAGTTAATGAAAATGTGATCACAGAATGGCATTCATAAAAAAGAGACCCACATAGCGTAAAAGTAGAGGTTTTCACACCCAAAAAAGGAGTGTGGAAAAATTGCTTTAATTTGTGAACTAGACTTGATTGTATTGAAGGTTCTATACGGCAATCTCGCCATTTGATGGTTCCTTGAGGTCCACAAATGCATGAAAGAGGCAATTTTGTCGTAGAGACATTTTTTGGATTAGCCATTGGCGGAAAATAGAAGGATATGCCAAATACAGACGGTCACGAGCTTTATTGAAGTGTCTTGGAAGGGCGATGTAAAACAAAGTAATTGATATTCAATTCACTTTTCGCCTATCGAGTCTGTGTCCAGTACATTTAGTCTAGATTGCTAGTGTCATACCGGCAGACTATGTCAAGAAAAGTTGTGCATGagagaacaacaataacaacaagttTAGTGTAACCACATGCACAAGTAGAGTTTAAGGAACACAGTGTGTACGCAATTTTTACCTTATCTTGTATAAGTAAAAAGATTGTCTCCGGTAGACTCTCGACTCAAATAAAACATAAACTCatcaaaaataaaaggaaatccAACAGCGAAGAAGCTTGTGCACAAGAGAATTGTATGACATTTAGCTCATATTTAAAAAATGATGATTATAAGATAGCTAACGTGGTGCCAAGTGGAGTCAAGCATTCAAAGCAAGTCTAATTTAGTGAAAATTAGTAAGTGTTGAGCAGGATTTGACATTAGCTACAAATAGGTTTACTTTAAGAATGATGATTTAGTTTGCTCTTCAAGTAAtttctaaatatatatatatatatatatatatatatatatatatatatatttgaaaacttaAAAGACTCGTGTTAACAATCCCATAAAAATTATGTGTATTTACTCTCGTGTTTTGAATGTTCTCATTTTCCTTCGGACAAATTACACATTTGGCCAAACAGGcaaaataattatattcgctattcaaacatataaaaaaaaaatatagaatataaattaatatatattttttccacTATTTTTTTTAGAAGAGCTGTATCGTGtaattttccttttttgttttcttcttttcttttcataTATCATTTCTAAAGCTGGTCCCGCCAGGAAGAAAGATCGTTAATGTGGGGCCATGAAAACGCGGAGGTCCCACCAAAAAGgacccgtcgccggtactccaaaTCCTTTTGCGGCCCAAAACTGGCCACGCCCCAAAAAGAAAGTGTTGAATGGTTAGTTCTTCTAATGTTAAGTTAATTGTTTCTtagttttttaaaatataattttataattCTAAAATTACATTAAGGTTACAATAACTCATAAATTTTTCAACCTAAACTTGAATTACAATAAAGTCGACACAGTTTAAAACTGCCGAATCTACATAATTCGGACGGAGGAAGTATTTCCCTAGTAAAGATTAGGCCAATATTTTATTGGCAAACTATTAACATGCGGAAAAATAAGAGTTTGTCTGATACAACATATAAAATCCTTAAATATTCAATCTATCATTGTAATTTGATCAAATAACATTATTTTAGTAATACAAAACCAATTAAATATTTATCCTAAAATCGTAATCGTAATTTCTTGCTTATTGCCTACAAATAAGGAGGTTCATAAACTATTTTAGCCTATATTATGTACATGGTCGAAATAGGtttcggccttagcacgtccgatAGAGTTCAAACGATGATTTATCAAAGTGAGATCCCGAAGGTGGAGCAAACTATCCTCGAACctggggaggccgatccgtgtcaAGTTCGACATCATTACCGAGCTCGAATCAAAATCTAGTATGCTGACAATCCAGAAACCAACcgacattgacctcgaatcaattcgaggggtcgagccaggatcgggctcgaaccaagatcatgaGTTCGAGccaaaatcaagctcaaaccaaaattgagggttctaagcaagatcgagctcacagacaaaagccgttgcaatcccactagagagaatcttggcagaaattatggaaaagctaacttatcatgggtctcccactgaatgtttattttattatgcttaaagccaaatccctccactataaaagggcttggttactatTTCTATAGGACAAGTTTTTCcaaggcttacattgtaataaaaaggctatattcttctacagaaAAAGAAccgttctttcagatttcttagattgattctatatATTGAATCCTgagattcattgttcctgataaccttatctattttAGCATCCTCCCCAATCTATATTTACactttttatttatccttgcattttgtattaagttacgccacatatcctcggaactacgtataaatccaactctatccatttttcgggaaaaatagtttggcgcccaccgtggggccgatgataacagtggtcatttgatacaaatctgaaaaaatacgccattgtgctttgcacttattttcgaaaacatcttgaatttcggatcaactacgaataaccaccaatcaaatggcttcaccgatcgattacgaaaccggccttcaagatgaaaccaacaacttggcacccagggccggaaggccaattaacgatagcttggcacccgaggctcgaatcgaagtacccgaaattcgagccggaataccattggatgtcaattcacaaataactttggaggcgaaccagcgttccgaaccggaaagaagcattcaggcggtactcgatccgtagcccgagacacccaaaacgCAGGAGAAATTGGGGCCaccttacgtatgatcttcgagatgctacaagcccaacaagtagcgatagctcagctacagagccaaactcgcacacaaagcaggccggattccaatccacttcgagaagtcaccccagaacagagcccgccatagtgaaatctaacgagcaagaatcggggactactcccgtaattactaaattgctcgaggaactcacaaaatgagtcgaagccaacgacaaaagggtggaaacgtacaaggccatggtcgatcaaatcccgaggtctccaccaatgataaatgggctagattcgaaaaaattcatacaaaagcctttttcgtcgagtgcggcaccgaagccaatccccaaaaaatttcgtatgcacgaaattcccaaatataacggtacgaccgatcctaacgaacatgtcacctcttacacatgtgctataaaaggcaacgatttggaggacgatgagatcaaatccgtgttgttgaaaaagttcgtgGAGACTCTCTCGAAGGAAGCgatgatctggtaccacaatttaccgccgaattctatcgattcttttgccatgttagcagattcgttcgtaaaagcacatgcttgtgccataaaggttgcaacaaggaattCTGATCTCTttaaagtaaagcaaaggcaggaTGAAATggtgagggaattcgtatcccgattttaaatggaacgcatggaattacccccggtcgcggacgattgggccgtacaagctttcacccaagggttgaacgagctaagttcgacagcatcacatcggctgaaacataatttgatcgagtatccagcgataACTTGGGTAGacatacacaaccgatatcaatcaaaaattagggtcgaggatgatcagctgGGAGCTCCGTACGGACCcgttcatcagaacaggacatttactaaaaaccaaaaggatatcgacagagaacgaaggtcgaatggagaccgatatcgaccataCGTCGCGGATCGGGTGAGCAACGGTTCAGCACGCAATGCAGTTCgtaacaatcgaaggattgatcgaggacaaagttctcgggggcttatgagtaagaacggcttcgataaatataccgatcctatagaagcacctcgattatcggaatataacttcagcgttggtgcatccgctctcgtgtcagccatcagacgcatcaaagacactaaatggcctcaacccatgcagatcgatcctgcccgaagaaatcccaatcaaacgtgcgaatatcatggcacccatggccacataaCGGAAGATTGTAAGCAACTACGGGAGGAAATAGCTCGCTTGTTTAAAAAAGGGCACTTTCGGGAATTTctaagtgatagggcgaagaaccattttaaaagtagggatttcagcaagcaaaacaagcaagaagaaccgcagcacgtcatccacatgatcatcggaggcatcgatacccctcagggaccagtacttaaacgcactaaaacatcgacggtgagggaaaaacgatctcggactcaagattacgcacccatggggactttgtcctttgatgatgaagatgtagatggggtcatccaacctcataacgatgcactggtaatatccgtactcatgaataaaactaaaattaagcatgtgttaatcgatccaggtagctcggccagcatcatccgattgaaggaaGTAGAGCAACTCAgcctacaggatcagatcgtacccgcactctagtcctgaacgggttcaacatggcatgtgaaactaccaagggtgagataatcctaccaataaacgtggccgggaccatccaggaaacaaagtttcatgtgatcgaaggcgatatgagatataacgcccttttcggaaggccatggatccacaacatgagagctgtgccTTCGAACCTACACTAGGCCTTCAAATTCCCcacatcgggaggtgtcaaaacgTTGTACGGAGAACAGCCAACCGTA
The DNA window shown above is from Nicotiana tomentosiformis chromosome 8, ASM39032v3, whole genome shotgun sequence and carries:
- the LOC104118593 gene encoding phosphoglycerate mutase-like protein AT74H isoform X1; amino-acid sequence: MSNLFSKIYPTSFGVNHQKLHPNSSTIRCCNDEYSGVQHKSTELNGWVSSFPEKNLVLSYPGIVKPPRPKRIILVRHGQSEGNVDESVYTRVADPNVGLTEKGVEEAEECGRKMREMIEKDGGDDWKVYFYVSPYKRGIETLRNLAKSFERSRIAGVREEPRLREQDFGNFQDKEQMKIEKAVRARYGRFFYRFPNGESAADVYDRITGFRETLRSDIDIGRFQPPGQQSSNMNLVIVSHGLTLRVFLMRWYKWTVEQFEGLHNMSNGGMIVMERGYGGRYCLSVHHTREELQKFGMTDEMLIDQEWQKIAKPGELNYDCLITGPSYFTHFDDDEDKNFEL
- the LOC104118593 gene encoding phosphoglycerate mutase-like protein AT74 isoform X2; amino-acid sequence: MSNLFSKIYPTSFGVNHQKLHPNSSTIRCCNDEYSGVQHKSTELNGWVSSFPEKNLVLSYPGIVKPPRPKRIILVRHGQSEGNVDESVYTRVADPNVGLTEKGVEEAEECGRKMREMIEKDGGDDWKVYFYVSPYKRGIETLRNLAKSFERSRIAGVREEPRLREQDFGNFQDKEQMKIEKAVRARYGRFFYRFPNGESAADVYDRITGFRETLRSDIDIGRFQPPVEQFEGLHNMSNGGMIVMERGYGGRYCLSVHHTREELQKFGMTDEMLIDQEWQKIAKPGELNYDCLITGPSYFTHFDDDEDKNFEL
- the LOC104118593 gene encoding phosphoglycerate mutase-like protein AT74 isoform X3 codes for the protein MSNLFSKIYPTSFGVNHQKLHPNSSTIRCCNDEYSGVQHKSTELNGWVSSFPEKNLVLSYPGIVKPPRPKRIILVRHGQSEGNVDESVYTRVADPNVGLTEKGVEEAEECGRKMREMIEKDGGDDWKVYFYVSPYKRGIETLRNLAKSFERSRIAGVREEPRLREQDFGNFQDKEQMKIEKAVRARYGRFFYRFPNGESAADVYDRITVEQFEGLHNMSNGGMIVMERGYGGRYCLSVHHTREELQKFGMTDEMLIDQEWQKIAKPGELNYDCLITGPSYFTHFDDDEDKNFEL